The genome window tccttgtgaatACTGATGGTTTGTGcttgagagactgtggtatgttgaTGATGTGTCTCCTTGTGGATACTGGTGATTtgtgtttgggagactgtggtacttTGTTGATGTGTCTCCTGGTGGATACTGGTGATTtgtgtttgggagactgtggtacttTGTTGATGTGTCTCCTGGTGGATACTGGTGGTTTGtgtttgagagactgtggtatgttggtgatgtgtctccttgtgaatacttgtggtttgtgtttgagagactgtggtatgttggtgatgtgtctccttgtgaatacttgtggtttgtgtttgagagactgtggtatgttggtgATGTGTCTCCTTGTGGATACTGATGGTTTGTGTTTGGGAGACTTTGGTGATGTGTCTCCTTGTGGATACTGATGGTTTGtgtttgagagactgtggtatattggtgatgtgtctccttgtgaatacttgtggtttgtgtttgagagactgtggtatgttggtgatgtgtcttcttgtgaatacttgtgttttgtgtttgagagactgtggtatgttggtgATGTGTCTCCTTGTGGATACTGGTGATTTGtgtttgagagactgtggtatgttggtgATGTGTCTCCTTGTGGATACTGGTGGTTTGtgtttgagagactgtggtatgttggtgatgtgtctccttgtgaatacttgtggtttgtgtttgagagactgtggtatgttggtgatgtgtcttcttgtgaatactgatggtttgtgtttgagagactgtggtatattgatGATGTGTCTCCTTGTGGATACTGATGGTTTGTGTTTGAGACTGTGGTACTTTGGTGATGTGTCTCCTTGTGGATACTGGTGGTTTGtgtttgagagactgtggtatgttggtgatgtgtctccttgtgaatacttgtggtttgtgtttgagagactgtggtatgttggtgatgtgtcttcttgtgaatacttgtgttttgtgtttgagagactgtggtatgttggtgATGTGTCTCCTTGTGGATACTGGTGATTTGtgtttgagagactgtggtatgttggtgATGTGTCTCCTTGTGGATACTGGTGGTTTGtgtttgagagactgtggtatgttggtgatgtgtcttcttgtgaatacttgtggtttgtgtttgagagactgtggtatgttggtgatgtgtcttcttgtgaatactgatggtttgtgtttgagactgtggtatgttggtgATATGTCTCCTTGTGGATACTTGTGGTTTGTGTTTaagactgtggtatgttggtgattgtgtctccttgtggaTACTGGTGGTTTGtgtttgagagactgtggtatgttggtgatgtgtctccttgtgaatacttgtggtttgtgtttgagagactgtggtatgttggtgatgtgtcttcttgtgatactgtggtttgtgtttgagagactgtggtatgttggtgatgtgtctccttgtgatactTGTGGTTTGTGTTtagactgtggtatgttggtgATTGTCTCCTTGTGGATACTTGTGGTTTGtgtttgagagactgtggtatgttggtgATGTGTCTCCTTGTGGATACTGGTGGTTTGTGTTTaagactgtggtatgttggtgATGTGTCTCCTTGTGGATACTGGTGGTTTGtgtttgagagactgtggtatgttggtgatgtgtcttcttgtgaatacttgtggtttgtgtttgagagactgtggtatgttggtgatgtgtcttcttgtgaatactgatggtttgtgtttgagactgtggtatgttggtgATATGTCTCCTTGTGGATACTTGTGGTTTGTGTTTaagactgtggtatgttggtgATGTGTCTCCTTGTGGATACTTGTGGTTTGtgtttgagagactgtggtatgatggtgatgtgtctccttgtgaatacttgtggtttgtgtttgagagactgtggtatattggtgatGTGTCTCCTTGTGGAAACTGGTGGTTTGtgtttgagagactgtggtatattggtgatGTGTCTCCTTGTGGATACTGGTGGTTTGtgtttgagagactgtggtatgttggtgATGTGTCTCCTTGTGGATACTGGTGGTTTGtgtttgagagactgtggtatgttggtgATGTGTCTCCTGGTGGATACTAGTGGTTTGAGTACATGTGCAGGTATGTGTGActgagaaaaataatatatgattgGATGCAATATCAAGCTTCTAAGGTTTTGTTTAATCATAAGCAAATTCCTATTTTCAAACATGACTTTTGAGTATCATGTTCTTGATTACTGCTGCCATGAGAAGCCCCTGGTTGTCTTACTTTCATCGGACATTATTCCGAAACCTGTGGCCTCTCATCTCTATAGAGCAACCATTCAAGTTGCTGAATCCTCTCTTAAATTTGTTGTAGAGAATACCAGATAACATAAATACCCTCTGTAGGCAATTAGTTTAGGCAGGAATACAAGTCCCATGGTGCATTTCACGCCAAAAATCATATCTATAACAATTGTATCTATTTTCAAATATGATGCTTCGGTTAGATAAGAGAATGTTCATATCAAGTAAACAGAATACGAaagtaaatttagaacatgttGAAGTTATTTTTCCTATTAACCAGGCAGTTCAAAATCAGAGTTAGATGTTTTAGCAAAGATGTGGAAATTATCGTTTTGagatgtatattatatttatttttatgtcttTGACCACTGATTTGGTCAATTAAAGTCTATGAAAAATAGTCGAATCCTCGATATACGGCATGATTGACCATTTCAGTGTAACCAAAATGTTTCATGTGGTAGAAAATCAGACACTCAGCTATGGGTTTATAGGAACTCAGCAGTTAGTATTTTAGTAATGACGTAATGTTTCAACAGTGTTTTATCGTgataaacatataaaattattgGAATACTGACTAGCGAATGATGTCACAAGAACTTTCTATCTCTGATAAACTATATTACAGACATataacagaaaaaaagaaacaaaaacaagacGAGATAGTTTTTTCaactattttaatataaatatgcaTCATATTTTGAATAACAGTTTTGAACAATGAAGAAGTATACCTCAGCTGGACATTTAAAGTGTGTCTATTGGGTTTAATAAATATGATATCAGatcattaatttattcataCCTTTCAACTTTTTTAAATTCTCTTTTCCCTTTTGCTATCAATTTCAGTGATACATATTTAGCCAATATTTCCACATGTGCATGAATTATATCATTTCCAAGAAAACTTGAATCACCAAATTTACAGAAGATCTGTAATTATGTTGTACATTTAGAAGAATGACTTTATAAGGCAAAGCTTCAACTTTCCTTTCAAACTTTCTCCttacattttttactgaaaaagcgTGCTTTTGCAGTATTGCTACGGCCCGGATGACCCACTAATTTAAATGCGATTGACCTCTCATTTGCATgcgattttttcttttttcctcTTTCTAGAACAAATATGCTGCCATAGTGCAGtttaattgtaataaacaacttctatggcatttcattaaatagaatagtttcaaacatgtctacaaaaactatagcatgaacgtctataattgaaaaatagtgaggATAATTTGCATCAGTGGTAGCGATCGGTGGCCTAATTCTCGCCAGTCGtttgcatatatttatgtaaacatccggtttgggtaacactaaataaaggaattgtcaggattttggtatgtaagtaTCTAATTGTACTTTGATGTATACATTcataatctattatataatgacaatttttttaattcatcgtgacgtaagaaagatacaaaagttgtttgtttttacatgtattatattgatagtcattttggagaacaggtacgttcgtatattgtgatcatgtcATTACGATGGCCCACTGAATTTAACCAAGTCTCACTCAAACAGACGCTTGCTAACTACGTACGCATCAAGCGTCTGGGTGATCTATGCAGAAGCTAACAAACACGATAAATTCTGAGTTACGCTGGCTCCTTATCATTTCGCACGGATTGTCAACTAACGCATCCTTTCATTAACGAGGGAATATTTAATACATGGATACAGATACAATATCGTGACACTCAGGAATAGTGTAAACGGCCGAATGTAAACAAAGACGTCATCAAGCAAAGCGGacctgtgatgtacatataacttgCAAGTCAAGAGAcattttccatttaattatcAAGCGTAATAAATGCATTCTCATATCTGAAAAACACCGAAGAATATTTGAACACTGCATGTTGCAAGCCACCTTGCTAGTAAACCACGGAATTCTTTTC of Argopecten irradians isolate NY chromosome 7, Ai_NY, whole genome shotgun sequence contains these proteins:
- the LOC138327083 gene encoding mucin-4-like, giving the protein MSDEISTRRHITNIPQSLKHKPPVSTRRHITNIPQSLKHKPPVSTRRHITNIPQSLKHKPPVSTRRHITNIPQSLKHKPQVFTRRHITIIPQSLKHKPQSLKHKPQVFTRRHITNIPQSLKHKPPVSTRRHNHQHTTVLNTNHKYPQGDISPTYHSLKHKPSVFTRRHITNIPQSLKHKPQVFTRRHITNIPQSLKHKPPVSTRRHITNIPQSLKHKSPVSTRRHITNIPQSLKHKTQVFTRRHITNIPQSLKHKPQVFTRRHITNIPQSLKHKPPVSTRRHITKVPQSQTQTISIHKETHHQYTTVSQTQTISIHKKTHHQHTTVSQTQTTSIHKETHHQHTTVSQTQTTSIHKETHHQHTTVSQTQITSIHKETHHQHTTVSQTQNTSIHKKTHHQHTTVSQTQTTSIHKETHHQYTTVSQTQTISIHKETHHQSLPNTNHQYPQGDTSPTYHSLSNTNHKYSQGDTSPTYHSLSNTNHKYSQGDTSPTYHSLSNTNHQYPPGDTSTKYHSLPNTNHQYPPGDTSTKYHSLPNTNHQYPQGDTSSTYHSLSSTNHQYSQGDTSPIYHSLSSTHKPQGDTSPTYHSLSNTNHQYPHRFGL